One window of the Candidatus Zixiibacteriota bacterium genome contains the following:
- a CDS encoding Transglycosylase SLT protein, translating to MIKYEKLGIFLSKPIALIFVLVYLLQSALIIFLVKDKFDLEKQIDFQRKRILELEEKQKILKVIEDFQIGFTDKEVGELTEVISSECKKYEYDPLFLLSLIITESSFKRHRVSPKGAEGLMQIKPMTGRGLASKIGVDWENSRTLQEPEYNVQMGSLHLFELILKFKDVKKALISYNLGETATMKKIRLNEPLPRSYLDKVMRNYEMLKEKYKS from the coding sequence ATGATTAAATATGAAAAACTCGGCATTTTTCTCTCGAAACCGATCGCACTGATTTTTGTGCTTGTTTATTTGCTGCAATCAGCCTTAATAATTTTCCTGGTAAAAGATAAATTCGATCTTGAAAAACAGATTGATTTCCAGCGAAAAAGAATTCTCGAACTGGAAGAAAAGCAGAAGATTCTTAAGGTTATCGAGGACTTCCAAATTGGATTTACCGATAAGGAAGTCGGTGAACTGACCGAAGTTATTTCTTCGGAATGCAAAAAATACGAATATGATCCCCTGTTTCTTTTGTCATTGATAATAACGGAGTCATCGTTCAAGCGCCATCGTGTCTCCCCGAAAGGGGCGGAGGGCCTGATGCAAATAAAACCGATGACCGGGCGCGGTCTTGCCAGCAAGATCGGTGTTGATTGGGAAAACAGCCGAACCCTTCAGGAGCCGGAGTACAACGTGCAAATGGGCTCACTGCACCTTTTTGAATTGATTCTGAAATTCAAAGATGTAAAAAAGGCCCTTATATCGTACAATCTAGGCGAAACCGCCACCATGAAAAAAATCCGCCTGAATGAACCCCTGCCGCGGTCCTATCTCGATAAGGTCATGCGCAACTATGAAATGCTTAAGGAGAAATATAAAAGTTGA
- a CDS encoding putative Organic solvent tolerance protein OstA-like protein (Evidence 3 : Putative function from multiple computational evidences): MKSIVNNIRFIFAAIIIYSGTVAAQEDKAFYLDHSDVFEIIRGAVKDTIYISGAVAFSREGGKLLADSAVWVRGETIILRGHVYVQDSSYELTADRVDYDIKNDLAYARGKEVTIISGKDSVRAIGTNAYFSRDSSLFRMKERPSLYFHYPDTARMIRVDADRVALDAKDRIGYADGKVIIKQAETESHSGHAIMYAANDVLALTDHPSAKRKDSEVQGDTLVITSDQSAVKEIYVIGDAQGDFKEPAGKDTTISDVSQLKGNEIIFGFEKGEITNIQAAGQAYSFYSPGTKDSTEIVKNNVSGDTINLFIESKKLNVVNVIGGAEGEYLSGKFKPGDSGVVFVEDTVKYRANEITYAVKDSTITLLGNGAVENRNMSLTAAKVNYNVANQLVTAHDDSARVDTTLTYIPVILKDGSEQLLGSYLEYSIKTERGMIWKSKSEYQEAYYRGKELFRENKEVYFVENGTYTSCNEEEPHYHFLAHNMKMMQNNKIIARPVIFYIEKVPILIAPYYIFSIKTGRHSGFLPFRLGNFERGAGSISNVGYYWAASQYWDIQASLDYYENFGFAYHSTMNYNWRYHLAGSVSGSYANQSNLTALGENTVKRWQIRFTHSQTVSPTFDIRADGTFLSDRSYYSDFSTDLNERLNRNLRSQISLNKRWSGASLSAQFVHTVNLDQDSRSDDYPTATFSIPSRAIFAAPTSVGTGEVTRKWYNNFYFGYSSSIHNFASRVTNADSTHSRKAYLTVDHYPSLSMSPISIFHYLRIGPSFRYQETWYKVFPTDQSRLAGINTSPWYRRYAYGASISAATDIYGTVYPKILGLEGLRHVLTPSVTYSWAPEITKNDNVRNYTGAGGGGAKSRTITYSLNQLFQAKIKKGEATRNIDLLSISSSLSYNHEAIGRKYSALSTSAQTSLLGNLRISAQMVHSLYKPGTDELHWTSPYLESFTIQSTFSTGGSLNDYGIPDTAIASSSFPATPLPGKTSSRKGGNWXLSLSHYYSESGRGAQFVKSHSLSFSVKVELTSNWQISYWQSYDVVRDQTVSRRIEIERKLHCWQGYFYWIPDGSNKGYYFRLNVITIPDIKFEKSESGLKSAFY, encoded by the coding sequence ATGAAATCGATCGTTAATAATATTCGGTTTATTTTTGCCGCAATAATCATCTATAGTGGTACAGTCGCGGCGCAGGAAGATAAGGCTTTTTACCTGGATCATTCCGATGTTTTTGAAATTATAAGGGGCGCGGTCAAGGATACCATTTATATTTCCGGTGCGGTGGCCTTTTCCCGCGAAGGGGGCAAACTTCTGGCCGATTCGGCTGTCTGGGTTAGAGGGGAAACCATAATTCTTCGCGGGCACGTGTATGTGCAAGATTCATCGTATGAACTGACAGCCGACCGGGTTGACTATGATATTAAAAATGATCTGGCCTATGCCAGGGGCAAGGAAGTTACCATAATCTCCGGTAAGGATTCGGTCAGAGCGATCGGGACAAATGCATATTTTTCGCGAGACTCATCATTATTCAGAATGAAAGAAAGACCGTCGCTTTATTTTCATTATCCCGACACTGCCCGGATGATCCGAGTCGATGCGGACAGAGTTGCTCTGGATGCAAAGGATCGTATTGGGTACGCGGATGGCAAAGTTATTATTAAACAGGCCGAGACCGAATCACACTCAGGGCATGCCATTATGTACGCCGCTAATGATGTTCTGGCTCTGACCGATCATCCTTCTGCTAAGAGAAAAGATTCGGAGGTGCAAGGTGATACACTAGTCATAACATCGGATCAGTCGGCCGTAAAGGAAATTTATGTAATCGGCGATGCGCAGGGAGATTTCAAGGAGCCGGCAGGAAAGGATACGACCATTAGCGATGTATCTCAATTGAAAGGAAACGAGATCATTTTCGGGTTTGAGAAGGGGGAAATAACGAATATTCAGGCCGCCGGGCAAGCTTACTCCTTTTACTCGCCGGGGACAAAAGACAGCACTGAAATTGTCAAAAATAATGTTTCGGGAGATACCATCAATTTATTTATCGAAAGCAAAAAACTTAATGTGGTCAATGTTATCGGCGGGGCGGAAGGGGAATATCTAAGCGGGAAATTCAAGCCGGGCGATTCGGGGGTGGTTTTTGTCGAAGATACCGTGAAATACAGAGCGAATGAAATAACTTACGCCGTCAAGGATTCCACCATCACCCTTTTAGGTAATGGGGCGGTTGAAAATCGCAATATGTCCCTGACTGCGGCTAAGGTGAACTACAATGTGGCCAATCAACTGGTGACCGCGCATGACGATTCCGCACGTGTCGATACCACCCTGACTTATATTCCCGTGATATTAAAAGATGGTTCGGAACAGCTTCTGGGCTCATACCTGGAATACTCCATAAAAACCGAGAGGGGCATGATTTGGAAGTCAAAGTCCGAATATCAGGAGGCCTATTATCGCGGGAAGGAGCTGTTTCGCGAAAATAAGGAAGTTTATTTTGTCGAAAATGGTACTTATACCAGCTGTAATGAAGAGGAGCCACATTATCATTTCCTGGCGCACAATATGAAAATGATGCAAAATAATAAGATCATCGCACGACCGGTAATATTTTATATTGAAAAAGTCCCCATTCTGATCGCCCCCTATTATATTTTTTCTATCAAAACCGGGCGGCACTCCGGATTTCTGCCCTTTCGGCTGGGGAATTTCGAGCGGGGCGCCGGTTCAATTAGCAACGTCGGCTACTATTGGGCCGCTTCTCAATATTGGGATATTCAGGCGTCGCTCGACTACTATGAAAATTTCGGTTTTGCTTATCACAGCACGATGAATTACAACTGGCGCTATCATCTTGCGGGTTCGGTCTCCGGTTCATATGCCAATCAATCCAATCTAACGGCGCTCGGGGAAAACACTGTTAAGCGGTGGCAAATTCGGTTCACACACAGTCAGACCGTTTCGCCGACCTTTGATATTCGCGCCGACGGTACATTTTTATCAGACAGGAGTTACTATTCCGATTTCTCGACTGATTTGAATGAGCGGCTCAACCGCAACCTGCGTAGCCAGATTTCTTTGAATAAGAGGTGGAGCGGGGCCTCTTTGAGCGCCCAATTTGTGCATACCGTCAACCTTGACCAAGACTCTCGCAGTGATGATTACCCGACCGCGACATTCTCTATCCCGTCCCGCGCCATATTCGCCGCTCCTACGAGTGTTGGGACAGGAGAAGTCACGCGGAAATGGTACAACAACTTCTATTTCGGGTATTCGTCGTCTATTCATAATTTTGCCTCCCGCGTGACTAATGCCGACAGTACCCACAGCCGGAAAGCATATTTGACTGTCGATCATTATCCCAGTTTGTCAATGTCCCCGATAAGCATATTTCACTATCTCAGAATCGGTCCATCGTTCCGCTATCAGGAAACCTGGTATAAGGTATTTCCGACGGACCAGAGTCGTCTTGCCGGGATTAATACTTCACCCTGGTATCGCCGATATGCCTACGGAGCATCGATATCTGCGGCTACCGATATTTATGGGACAGTATACCCCAAAATCCTCGGTCTGGAAGGGTTGCGGCATGTTCTCACGCCGAGCGTGACATATTCGTGGGCCCCGGAAATAACTAAGAATGATAACGTTAGAAACTACACCGGCGCGGGCGGCGGCGGCGCCAAGTCGAGAACGATAACCTATAGCCTGAATCAGCTGTTTCAGGCCAAAATCAAAAAGGGTGAGGCCACGCGCAATATCGATCTTCTTTCCATTTCCAGTTCGTTGAGTTATAATCATGAAGCGATCGGTCGGAAGTATTCCGCGCTGAGCACTTCGGCGCAGACATCGCTTTTGGGAAATCTGCGAATTTCCGCGCAAATGGTGCATAGTCTGTATAAACCGGGAACCGATGAACTTCACTGGACTTCCCCATATTTGGAGAGTTTCACCATTCAATCGACTTTCAGCACGGGCGGCAGTCTTAACGATTACGGTATTCCCGACACCGCTATCGCGTCATCGTCATTTCCGGCAACCCCTTTGCCCGGCAAAACTTCATCGCGCAAGGGAGGGAATTGGAGNCTGTCGCTGTCCCATTATTATTCAGAAAGCGGGAGGGGGGCCCAGTTCGTGAAGTCGCACTCGCTCAGTTTCAGTGTCAAGGTGGAATTGACATCGAACTGGCAAATAAGTTACTGGCAGAGTTATGATGTTGTTCGGGATCAGACGGTATCCCGGCGGATTGAAATCGAGCGGAAATTGCATTGCTGGCAGGGATATTTTTACTGGATTCCCGACGGCTCCAATAAGGGCTATTATTTCCGTCTCAATGTCATCACGATTCCGGATATAAAGTTTGAAAAGTCGGAATCGGGACTCAAAAGCGCCTTTTATTGA
- the hupB gene encoding HU, DNA-binding transcriptional regulator, beta subunit (Evidence 2a : Function from experimental evidences in other organisms; PubMedId : 21150454, 21175605, 215461, 2187099, 2265752, 3003540, 6987059, 9298646, 9367749, 9683467, 9868784; Product type r : regulator) has protein sequence MTKEEMIAMIARDAKISRRQATQALGSFFNNVTSNLKKGKRVSFVGFGTFTVSRRKARVGRNPQTGAKINIPAAKVPHFRAGKALKEAVRK, from the coding sequence ATGACCAAGGAAGAAATGATTGCCATGATTGCGCGCGATGCCAAAATCAGTAGGCGTCAGGCCACGCAGGCGCTCGGTTCCTTCTTCAACAATGTCACCAGCAATCTTAAGAAGGGAAAGAGGGTCAGTTTTGTCGGTTTCGGAACCTTCACGGTCAGCAGGAGAAAGGCCCGGGTCGGTCGGAATCCTCAGACCGGAGCCAAAATAAATATCCCGGCGGCCAAGGTTCCTCATTTCCGCGCCGGTAAGGCTCTGAAGGAAGCGGTCCGCAAGTAG
- the ftsK gene encoding DNA translocase FtsK — protein MANKRKNGSDSRKRKILGILLVLLAVLIVISLGSHTAWDDQQLLSRDNPFRIDFQNQAGTAGAYSSYLLFFFFGWLSFFIPVGLVLLALHYFPGKWKRKITPALWFVLSAGILVTMILNVVLIRNEMGAVDFTNTHGGFVFYYLTRFLMKITGSAGSIALLGAGILAALVILGYSYTALTSKIAVPRILGPLNILKAIGRGLMSIILSLTELFRQRRERRKAEKAERCRQEEKDRAEKAAEMSVQSSIDSEDEIPGDETKPKKESNAAKSKVVLKKTAPPIGRVTEDYRFPGLELLLDNPEAGAMVNADELAMTAKALKETLETFGVNIDGPIDKYPGPVITRFEFKPAAGVKVNQITNLADDLALALRAKRIRIIAPIPGKAAVGVEIPNLKSQMVYLKEIIGSEVYSDNRLRLPLAFGKTTGGKPFIADLAKMPHLLIAGATGSGKSVCINILITSLLYRLHPNQIKFIFIDPKMLELSVYAGMPHLARPVVTNPKRAEKVLADAVIEMENRYKKLAAQSVRNIEDYNSRQKDPIEKMPYIVIIVDELADMMIAASSSRIEMLITRLAQMARAVGIHLILATQRPSVDVITGLIKANFSARIAFQVASKIDSRTILDANGAEKLLGNGDMLFLQPGQPEAIRLHGAFISGEETERLVKFIKDQFPAPEKIEGEKEESPEAESDEDEVDLDDPLFHEAAETVIRHKQGSVSLLQRKLGIGYQRAARLIDKLEEAGVVSAYDGSKAREVLVDRTYLEKLATSRSFTDKNR, from the coding sequence ATGGCCAATAAAAGAAAAAATGGGTCCGACTCTCGTAAGAGGAAAATCCTGGGAATTTTGCTGGTTTTGCTGGCGGTTCTAATTGTGATATCGCTCGGATCCCACACCGCCTGGGATGATCAGCAGCTTTTGAGTCGTGACAATCCCTTCAGGATCGACTTTCAGAATCAAGCCGGGACCGCGGGCGCTTATTCCTCTTATCTTCTTTTCTTCTTTTTTGGCTGGCTGTCGTTTTTTATTCCGGTTGGCCTGGTTCTTCTGGCACTGCATTATTTTCCGGGAAAATGGAAGCGAAAAATTACTCCCGCGCTATGGTTTGTTCTTTCGGCCGGTATTCTGGTGACTATGATTTTAAATGTCGTTCTTATTAGGAACGAAATGGGGGCAGTTGATTTTACAAATACGCACGGCGGTTTTGTATTCTATTACTTGACCCGTTTCTTGATGAAAATCACGGGTAGCGCCGGGTCGATCGCGCTATTGGGAGCGGGAATCTTAGCGGCCCTTGTCATATTGGGATATTCATATACCGCACTTACTTCAAAGATTGCAGTTCCGAGAATTCTTGGCCCGCTCAATATTTTAAAAGCGATTGGACGAGGCTTGATGAGCATAATCCTGTCGCTGACCGAATTGTTTCGTCAAAGAAGAGAACGAAGAAAAGCCGAAAAGGCCGAAAGGTGCCGCCAAGAGGAAAAAGATAGAGCCGAGAAGGCGGCCGAAATGTCCGTACAGAGTTCAATTGATTCTGAGGATGAAATACCGGGTGATGAAACTAAGCCAAAAAAGGAAAGCAATGCGGCTAAAAGTAAGGTCGTTTTGAAAAAGACGGCGCCCCCTATCGGGCGCGTGACGGAAGATTATAGATTCCCCGGTCTGGAATTGCTTTTGGATAATCCCGAAGCCGGAGCTATGGTGAACGCCGATGAACTGGCGATGACGGCAAAAGCATTGAAAGAAACCCTGGAAACTTTCGGAGTCAATATCGACGGTCCGATTGACAAGTACCCCGGACCAGTGATCACGCGCTTTGAATTCAAGCCGGCGGCAGGAGTTAAGGTCAATCAGATTACGAACCTGGCTGATGATTTGGCGTTGGCACTTCGAGCCAAAAGGATTAGAATAATTGCCCCCATTCCGGGAAAGGCGGCCGTCGGGGTCGAAATACCGAATCTCAAATCGCAGATGGTCTATCTGAAAGAAATTATCGGCTCCGAAGTTTATTCAGACAATCGCCTCAGACTTCCTCTGGCATTCGGCAAAACCACCGGCGGCAAACCATTTATTGCCGATTTGGCCAAAATGCCTCATCTTTTAATCGCCGGTGCGACCGGATCGGGGAAATCGGTCTGTATTAATATCCTGATTACGTCGCTTCTCTACCGATTGCACCCGAACCAGATTAAATTTATTTTCATTGATCCCAAAATGCTGGAGCTTTCCGTGTATGCCGGAATGCCGCATCTGGCACGGCCGGTCGTAACCAATCCCAAACGGGCCGAAAAGGTTCTGGCCGATGCGGTCATTGAGATGGAAAATCGCTACAAAAAACTGGCCGCTCAATCAGTTCGCAATATCGAGGACTATAATTCCCGCCAAAAGGATCCGATCGAAAAGATGCCGTATATCGTGATTATTGTCGATGAATTGGCGGACATGATGATTGCGGCTTCATCGTCGCGGATCGAAATGTTAATCACCCGCCTGGCGCAAATGGCGCGGGCGGTTGGCATCCATTTGATATTGGCCACCCAGAGGCCGTCGGTGGATGTCATTACCGGTCTAATTAAGGCAAATTTTTCGGCCAGAATTGCTTTTCAAGTGGCGTCAAAAATCGATTCCCGCACCATACTTGACGCCAACGGCGCCGAAAAGCTTCTGGGAAATGGGGATATGTTGTTTCTCCAGCCGGGCCAGCCCGAAGCGATTCGCCTGCACGGGGCCTTTATTTCGGGAGAGGAAACGGAGCGACTGGTAAAATTCATAAAGGATCAATTTCCGGCACCTGAAAAAATAGAAGGGGAAAAGGAAGAATCTCCGGAGGCGGAATCGGATGAAGATGAAGTCGATCTGGATGACCCCTTATTTCATGAGGCGGCCGAAACCGTAATCCGTCACAAACAGGGTTCGGTATCTTTGTTGCAGAGAAAATTGGGCATAGGTTATCAGCGGGCGGCCCGGCTTATAGATAAATTGGAGGAGGCCGGGGTGGTATCCGCCTATGACGGCAGCAAGGCCCGGGAAGTGCTGGTTGACAGAACCTATCTGGAAAAATTGGCAACATCACGTTCTTTCACGGATAAGAACCGATAG
- a CDS encoding exported hypothetical protein (Evidence 5 : Unknown function) — MNRAATLYFPLFLTFWVTAAAAGQKNKFDTIKSELASAREVKLKVAVAVTSKIFKDVDSSNGEIAIADDGRYFAQMGRDIYLFDGKCTWEISLEYRQATKRCLKDGEKFENRLVFIKNLDEYYEPHPIRKDLIYLLTRKDSDDSPMPDSLTIFLDKSADRIARLEYFDLNGDLNRVYILSERPNPAITDSLYHFNRPDSMEVITLP; from the coding sequence ATGAATCGTGCCGCGACTCTTTATTTTCCGCTTTTTCTGACATTTTGGGTTACGGCGGCGGCCGCCGGTCAGAAAAACAAATTCGACACAATTAAAAGTGAATTGGCGTCCGCGCGGGAGGTTAAGTTAAAGGTGGCGGTAGCGGTGACGTCTAAAATTTTCAAGGATGTCGACAGTTCCAATGGTGAAATCGCCATTGCCGATGACGGACGATATTTCGCCCAAATGGGCCGCGATATTTATTTGTTTGATGGAAAGTGTACCTGGGAAATTTCTTTGGAATATCGGCAGGCTACCAAAAGATGCCTTAAGGATGGTGAGAAATTTGAAAACCGCCTGGTCTTTATCAAGAATCTCGACGAATACTACGAGCCTCATCCTATAAGGAAGGATTTGATTTATCTACTGACGCGAAAAGACAGCGATGACAGCCCCATGCCGGATTCATTGACGATCTTTCTCGATAAGTCTGCGGACAGAATTGCCCGGCTGGAATATTTTGATCTTAATGGGGATCTCAACCGCGTCTATATTTTGTCCGAACGACCTAACCCGGCAATCACGGATTCTCTTTATCACTTCAATCGGCCGGATTCCATGGAAGTCATTACTCTTCCCTAA
- the rimO gene encoding Ribosomal protein S12 methylthiotransferase RimO gives MRFFIKKLGCPKNDVDGDYIAGKLLADGHQLVDRENEAEAVIVNTCSFILPAKEESIAEILRYENLKKEKKIGRLYVTGCLSQRYGEHLLNDIRGIDGVFGLGQIEALARAVALHRPERTSAIQPALNLDYLSGERRYVDHSYPFEYLKISEGCDRFCSYCAIPLIRGKYRSRPPGEIVKEARLLAEEGKKEIILVSQEGTGYGRDLDDGVDIINLLTALQDIDKIEWIRLMYLHPEAVNDRLIDFMADSPRVLSYFDLPLQHINDRILKAMNRRIDRGRIEEILNRIRSANRNSTIRTSFIVGLPGETDEEFAELCDFVDEFEFDRLGVFKYSLEENTPAANFGNQVPETTKEERMDALMALQQEIAYQKNIDLIGSVQKVIIDKTDDGGVAIGRTPGDCPEIDQNVILKNQEVRVGDILEVKIIMADGYDLIAEIPEERP, from the coding sequence ATGCGTTTCTTTATCAAAAAACTGGGCTGTCCCAAAAATGATGTGGACGGCGATTATATTGCCGGAAAATTGCTGGCTGACGGGCACCAGTTGGTCGATCGGGAAAATGAGGCAGAGGCGGTAATTGTAAATACTTGCAGTTTTATACTTCCCGCCAAAGAGGAATCAATTGCCGAAATCCTTCGCTACGAGAATTTAAAAAAGGAAAAAAAGATAGGGCGGCTTTATGTGACGGGATGTTTATCCCAGCGCTATGGAGAGCATCTTCTGAATGACATCAGGGGGATTGACGGGGTTTTCGGATTGGGGCAGATAGAGGCCCTCGCCCGCGCCGTGGCACTTCACAGGCCCGAGCGAACGAGTGCCATTCAGCCGGCATTAAATCTCGATTATTTAAGCGGCGAGCGACGTTATGTAGACCATTCATATCCCTTCGAGTATCTTAAAATATCCGAAGGATGCGACCGCTTTTGCAGCTATTGCGCTATCCCTCTTATCCGGGGGAAATATCGCAGTCGACCGCCTGGGGAAATTGTGAAAGAGGCGCGCTTGCTGGCCGAGGAGGGAAAAAAAGAGATTATTCTGGTTTCCCAGGAGGGTACCGGATACGGCCGCGATCTTGATGACGGTGTTGATATTATCAATCTCCTGACGGCCTTGCAGGATATTGACAAAATCGAATGGATTCGACTCATGTATTTGCACCCTGAAGCCGTGAATGATCGTCTAATCGATTTCATGGCCGATTCCCCCAGGGTTTTGAGTTATTTTGATTTGCCCCTGCAGCATATAAACGACCGGATTTTGAAAGCGATGAACCGGCGAATCGACCGGGGCCGAATCGAAGAAATATTGAACCGTATAAGGTCGGCAAACAGGAATAGCACAATCAGGACTTCATTTATCGTAGGATTGCCGGGCGAGACTGACGAGGAGTTCGCCGAACTTTGTGATTTTGTCGATGAATTCGAATTCGATCGGTTGGGAGTGTTTAAATATTCATTGGAGGAAAATACCCCGGCCGCCAATTTTGGAAATCAGGTCCCGGAAACAACTAAGGAAGAACGGATGGATGCCCTTATGGCTCTCCAGCAGGAGATCGCTTATCAAAAAAATATTGACTTGATTGGTTCTGTTCAAAAGGTTATAATTGATAAAACGGATGACGGCGGCGTGGCGATTGGCCGGACCCCGGGCGATTGTCCCGAAATTGATCAGAATGTGATTCTGAAGAATCAAGAGGTTCGGGTAGGAGATATTCTGGAAGTAAAGATCATTATGGCCGATGGGTACGACCTAATTGCCGAGATCCCGGAGGAAAGGCCATGA
- a CDS encoding Outer membrane assembly lipoprotein YfiO — protein sequence MKTRYLYLGVGTIMAVALFIGCGTPSIKIATNVYAQFDIAKKEYDQKHYLKAIQGFQRVVFNFPGATIVDTAQYYLAMSYYENHEYELASVEFNRLITNYPQSAFADDAQFLAGVCMYKATPKHYGLDQEELTKAIKALEDFITDNPDSPRLDEARGVINEARTRLAKKQYQNGLLYWKMGNYEAARIYFQLVVDEYTDTQFASFSLFKLGEILSKQSKYAEALAKFNNFITIYPSSNLVPEAQKMIEQLSRKTDSADVSGSAK from the coding sequence TTGAAGACAAGATATTTATATTTGGGGGTGGGTACAATAATGGCCGTGGCGCTGTTTATCGGCTGTGGGACCCCTTCAATAAAGATAGCGACCAATGTATATGCCCAATTTGATATTGCCAAGAAGGAATATGATCAAAAGCATTATTTAAAAGCGATCCAGGGCTTTCAAAGGGTAGTGTTCAATTTTCCCGGCGCCACTATAGTCGATACCGCGCAATATTATCTGGCGATGTCGTATTATGAAAATCACGAATATGAGTTGGCCTCGGTGGAATTCAATCGATTGATCACCAATTACCCGCAATCGGCCTTTGCGGACGACGCTCAATTTTTGGCGGGCGTATGTATGTATAAGGCGACGCCGAAGCACTACGGTTTGGATCAGGAAGAACTGACCAAAGCCATAAAGGCCCTGGAGGATTTTATAACGGATAATCCAGATTCGCCGCGCCTGGATGAGGCCAGGGGGGTTATCAATGAAGCTAGAACGAGATTGGCCAAAAAGCAGTATCAAAATGGTCTTCTATATTGGAAAATGGGTAATTATGAAGCGGCTCGGATTTATTTTCAATTGGTTGTCGATGAATATACCGATACCCAGTTTGCGTCATTTTCTCTTTTCAAATTAGGCGAAATTCTAAGTAAGCAGTCAAAATATGCCGAGGCCCTGGCCAAGTTTAATAATTTCATAACCATTTACCCTTCGAGCAATTTGGTGCCCGAAGCCCAGAAAATGATCGAACAATTATCCCGGAAAACGGATTCGGCTGATGTCTCCGGCTCTGCCAAGTAG
- a CDS encoding putative nicotinate-nucleotide adenylyltransferase (Evidence 3 : Putative function from multiple computational evidences) codes for MSPALPSSGSWGIMGGIFDPIHYGHLILAESALEGCGFSGVLFVPSFNPPHREQKPEASFEDRCRMVQLAIEGHDRFLSSDFEKDLKSPGYTLAVVDFLKLKSPEVTWNLILGADNIAQFDHWHSPEELVKRVKIFVGNRPGYDHQFQDSRWAEQVVPFEMPYIGLSSTQLRKQLKGGRSIRYLVPDEVRRFIESKRLYR; via the coding sequence ATGTCTCCGGCTCTGCCAAGTAGCGGTTCCTGGGGGATAATGGGAGGGATCTTTGATCCCATTCATTATGGACATTTGATTCTGGCGGAGTCCGCTCTTGAAGGCTGCGGCTTTTCCGGAGTCTTATTTGTTCCGAGTTTCAACCCTCCGCACCGGGAGCAAAAACCAGAAGCATCGTTTGAGGATCGTTGCCGGATGGTCCAACTTGCCATTGAAGGGCATGATCGTTTTCTGAGTTCGGATTTTGAAAAGGATTTGAAAAGCCCGGGATATACTCTTGCCGTAGTAGATTTTCTTAAATTGAAATCCCCTGAAGTAACCTGGAACCTTATTCTGGGGGCCGATAATATCGCGCAGTTCGACCACTGGCACAGCCCCGAGGAATTGGTGAAGCGGGTCAAGATATTTGTGGGTAATCGCCCCGGGTATGATCACCAATTTCAAGACTCACGCTGGGCGGAACAAGTCGTACCTTTTGAAATGCCGTATATCGGCCTCTCTTCGACTCAATTAAGAAAACAGCTCAAGGGGGGAAGATCGATCCGGTATCTTGTCCCTGATGAGGTCCGGCGATTCATCGAAAGCAAAAGGCTTTACAGGTGA